Proteins from one Solibacillus sp. FSL R7-0668 genomic window:
- a CDS encoding phage minor capsid protein produces MSQQLSFEVLELYLAVEAQILANISASLVANEGVFTEDDILSWQVKQLAMIGELNKQNLQAIADMSGVALEKVVELLESAGYAAATVQSTALAGAVASGLVLAPSTAQASIALSNILDAFVAQAQDTLNIINTTMLTQSEQIYRDIVTKTTAKVLAGVTTPQQARVEVARQWAEHGVPALVDKAGKKWSTEAYVNTVVRSMSNKVATEMQLKRIEEHGIDLIEVSSHLDARPKCAADQGRIYSLSGKSKKYPAWSSTSFGEPDGLLGINCRHVIYPFIYGRSQRTYFPYDAKVNEQAYEASQVQRKLERDIRKAKREQNTVMALGNKEQIAKAKKKVKQRQENMREFIAKSGRERRRDREQIV; encoded by the coding sequence ATGTCCCAACAATTATCCTTTGAGGTATTGGAGCTTTATCTAGCAGTCGAGGCGCAAATACTAGCCAATATATCCGCTTCTCTCGTAGCAAATGAGGGTGTGTTTACTGAGGATGACATTTTGTCATGGCAAGTAAAGCAGTTGGCGATGATAGGTGAGCTTAATAAGCAAAACTTGCAAGCTATTGCTGATATGTCGGGCGTGGCGTTGGAAAAGGTTGTGGAGCTATTAGAGAGCGCCGGTTATGCAGCAGCGACAGTACAAAGCACCGCATTAGCTGGAGCAGTTGCGAGTGGTTTAGTTTTAGCACCATCAACAGCACAAGCGTCCATTGCATTGAGTAACATCCTTGACGCCTTTGTAGCACAAGCCCAGGACACGTTAAATATCATCAATACAACGATGCTCACACAATCCGAGCAGATTTATCGGGACATTGTGACAAAGACGACCGCTAAGGTACTTGCTGGAGTTACAACACCACAACAGGCGCGTGTAGAGGTCGCTCGTCAATGGGCGGAGCATGGTGTACCGGCTTTAGTGGATAAAGCGGGGAAAAAATGGAGCACAGAGGCTTATGTAAATACCGTTGTCCGCTCTATGTCCAACAAGGTTGCTACCGAGATGCAGTTAAAACGTATTGAGGAGCATGGGATTGATTTGATTGAGGTGTCGAGCCATTTAGATGCCCGTCCTAAATGTGCTGCTGACCAAGGGCGAATTTATTCGTTGTCCGGTAAAAGTAAAAAGTACCCAGCATGGTCGAGTACGTCATTTGGTGAGCCTGATGGCTTGTTAGGCATTAATTGCCGCCATGTTATTTACCCATTTATATATGGTCGTTCGCAGCGTACTTATTTTCCGTATGATGCAAAGGTGAATGAACAGGCCTACGAAGCGTCTCAGGTGCAGCGTAAACTTGAGCGCGATATTCGCAAAGCTAAGCGTGAGCAAAATACTGTGATGGCATTGGGTAATAAAGAGCAAATTGCTAAAGCTAAAAAAAAGGTCAAACAGCGCCAGGAAAATATGCGTGAATTTATCGCAAAATCAGGGCGGGAACGTCGCAGAGATCGTGAGCAAATTGTATAG